The Gemmatimonadales bacterium nucleotide sequence GGGTGTCGGCCCGGCGATGGGAGCGTGATGGCCTCATCCGGCGGACGCTGCGCAACTGGGGACTGCTCGCGGCGTACCTGGCCGGGACCTCGCCAGAGCGGCTGGCCAAGCGCTACCGGGCGGCCGCTGAGCCGGATAAGCGCCCGAACGATCCCGACTAGCGCCCGGTCCCGGCGCGCGAGGCCTGCCACGCGCGCCAATCCGCCGCGGTGTCGATGTCCCGCAGCTCCTCCAGCAACGCCACGCTGATCCCTTCGGCAGCCGCGCGCTCGAGCGTCGCCGCGAGCGTGCGGGGCGAGCTCCACGGAACCCGATCGAAGAGCGCGGGGAGCGGCCGCCGCACGCCCACTAGGTAGTAGCCCCCGTCGCTCGCGGGGCCGAACACGGCGTCCGCCCGGTCGAGCCGCGCAAAGGCGTCTTCCACGACCGCCGCATTCACCTCCGGACAATCGGTGCCGATCACGACCACCTTCGCCGCGCCGGCCGCCTGCCGCGCCGCGATGGCCGCGGCCATGCGCGCGCCCAGGTCGCCCTCGCGCTGCGGCTCCATGCGCGGCGCGGTGCCGAGCCACTCGCGCATGGCGCTTTCGCGATCCGCCGGCGTGAACGCGACGACGACGTCGCAGTGGCGAACCTCGGCAACGGCGCGCACCACGAGCGCGCCGAGCTCCCGGTAAGCCGCGAGCGCCGCCGCGGCGCCCAGCTCGGCCGCGAGCCGCGTCTTCACTCGGCCGAGCTCGGGCGCGCGCGCAAGGATCACGAGGGCGCGCTGCGGATTCGATGATGCCGGCATGGTCGTCGGCCGAAGATAGCAGCCGCGCTCGGAGTTTTCCGCTCTCGCTCGCATAGAATCCGTCCCGGTCTTCCCCGCGGTGCTTCCTAGGTTGGGCTCGCCGTCGCACCCGCGCTTGCCGTCGGCGCGCATCCCCAGCCCAGGAGGCAC carries:
- a CDS encoding TIGR04282 family arsenosugar biosynthesis glycosyltransferase; translated protein: MRARAENSERGCYLRPTTMPASSNPQRALVILARAPELGRVKTRLAAELGAAAALAAYRELGALVVRAVAEVRHCDVVVAFTPADRESAMREWLGTAPRMEPQREGDLGARMAAAIAARQAAGAAKVVVIGTDCPEVNAAVVEDAFARLDRADAVFGPASDGGYYLVGVRRPLPALFDRVPWSSPRTLAATLERAAAEGISVALLEELRDIDTAADWRAWQASRAGTGR